The following coding sequences lie in one Glycine soja cultivar W05 chromosome 16, ASM419377v2, whole genome shotgun sequence genomic window:
- the LOC114390947 gene encoding AT-rich interactive domain-containing protein 5-like isoform X1 encodes MSHAKENEEAGQNVPLALEETQQLVEAQIQPEDFAAPVSTGGTSNHVENGKVEVEARVEDKIVKPEADSECIPLQDVLNSINTLHSVPVMDDAQVLNNAEGEYVSDVKSKAEEALQCERGIKNDANVCQINADTAETTVAVSPKAFEAADSKTCDNGDSNSICPSHNEPNTPHAVPADVRPEIKSGLDNENRDNEKQAAAARADNGNSISKNLYFLDPDDSYDGNESGTEEEQSAFMKELENFFRERSMEFKPPKFYKEELNCLKLWRSVHRLGGYDKVTSCKFWRQVGESFKPPKTCTTVSWTFRVFYEKALLDYERHTTKGGELNVPITPLAEPINIENQSVQGSASSGRARRDAAARAMQGWHSQRLLSNGEFSDPIIKDRNSLSMQKREKQLKNINLLKRKKSSDTVNVVKVAHSQPSRPQLRHISDTSVVDIGPPADWVKINVQKTKDCFEVYALVPGLLREEVRVQSDPAGRLVISGEPEHSDNPWGVTPFKKVVSLPSRIDTQQTSAVVTLHGQLFVRVPFESNQNREG; translated from the exons ATGAGTCATGCAAAAGAGAATGAGGAAGCAGGGCAGAATGTACCCTTGGCTTTGGAAGAAACTCAGCAGTTAGTTGAAGCACAGATTCAACCAGAAGATTTTGCTGCTCCTGTGTCCACAGGGGGTACTTCAAATCATGTTGAAAACGGGAAAGTAGAGGTAGAGGCACGCGTGGAGGATAAAATTGTGAAACCAGAAGCGGATTCAGAGTGCATTCCACTACAAGATGTCCTAAATAGTATAAATACTCTTCACTCAGTCCCCGTAATGGACGATGCTCAAGTTTTAAATAACGCAGAAGGCGAATATGTGTCAGATGTGAAGAGCAAAGCTGAAGAAGCTCTGCAGTGTGAGAGGGGCATCAAGAATGATGCTAATGTTTGTCAAATCAATGCTGATACTGCTGAAACCACTGTGGCGGTGAGTCCCAAGGCTTTTGAGGCAGCTGATAGTAAAACTTGTGATAATGGTGACTCCAACTCCATATGCCCTAGTCATAATGAGCCTAATACACCACATGCCGTTCCTGCTGATGTAAGACCTGAAATCAAGAGTGGATTAGACAATGAGAATAGGGATAATGAAAAGCAGGCTGCTGCTGCACGTGCAGATAATGGAAACTCAATCTCAAAGAACTTGTACTTTTTGGATCCTGATGATTCATATGATGGTAATGAGTCAGGAACAGAAGAGGAGCAATCAGCTTTTATGAAGGAGCTTGAAAATTTCTTTAGGGAGAGGAGCATGGAATTCAAACCACCCAAGTTCTATAAAGAGGAGCTTAATTGCCTTAA GTTATGGAGATCTGTACACAGATTGGGCGGCTATGACAAG GTTACCTCATGTAAATTCTGGCGGCAAGTGGGAGAGTCTTTCAAACCTCCAAA GACATGCACAACAGTTTCATGGACTTTTCGGGTTTTTTATGAGAAG GCACTTCTTGACTACGAAAGGCATACAACAAAAGGTGGTGAGCTGAATGTGCCTATTACTCCTCTTGCAGAGCcaataaatattgaaaatcaG TCTGTCCAGGGTTCAGCATCATCAGGTAGGGCACGGAGAGATGCTGCAGCAAGGGCTATGCAGGGTTGGCACTCACAACGTCTCCTTAGCAATGGTGAATTTAGTGATCCTATTATTAAG GATAGGAATTCTTTGTCTATGCAAAAgcgtgaaaaacaacttaaaaacaTCA ATTTACTTAAACGCAAGAAATCATCGGACACCGTTAATGTTGTCAAAGTGGCACACAGTCAACCATCTAGACCACAGTTAAGACACAT ATCGGACACATCTGTGGTTGACATTGGACCTCCTGCTGATTGGGTAAAAATCAATGTGCAAAAAACT AAAGATTGTTTTGAGGTCTATGCTTTAGTTCCTGGCCTTCTGCGCGAAGAG GTGCGTGTTCAATCAGACCCAGCTGGACGCTTGGTCATAAGTGGTGAGCCCGAGCATTCTGACAATCCATGGGGGGTGACACCTTTCAAGAAG GTTGTCAGCTTGCCTTCAAGAATTGATACTCAGCAGACGTCGGCTGTGGTGACCTTGCATGGACAATTGTTTGTTCGAGTTCCATTTGAGAGCAATCAAAATAGAGAAGGCTGA
- the LOC114390947 gene encoding AT-rich interactive domain-containing protein 5-like isoform X2 produces MSHAKENEEAGQNVPLALEETQQLVEAQIQPEDFAAPVSTGGTSNHVENGKVEVEARVEDKIVKPEADSECIPLQDVLNSINTLHSVPVMDDAQVLNNAEGEYVSDVKSKAEEALQCERGIKNDANVCQINADTAETTVAVSPKAFEAADSKTCDNGDSNSICPSHNEPNTPHAVPADVRPEIKSGLDNENRDNEKQAAAARADNGNSISKNLYFLDPDDSYDGNESGTEEEQSAFMKELENFFRERSMEFKPPKFYKEELNCLKLWRSVHRLGGYDKVTSCKFWRQVGESFKPPKTCTTVSWTFRVFYEKALLDYERHTTKGGELNVPITPLAEPINIENQSVQGSASSGRARRDAAARAMQGWHSQRLLSNGEFSDPIIKDRNSLSMQKREKQLKNINLLKRKKSSDTVNVVKVAHSQPSRPQSDTSVVDIGPPADWVKINVQKTKDCFEVYALVPGLLREEVRVQSDPAGRLVISGEPEHSDNPWGVTPFKKVVSLPSRIDTQQTSAVVTLHGQLFVRVPFESNQNREG; encoded by the exons ATGAGTCATGCAAAAGAGAATGAGGAAGCAGGGCAGAATGTACCCTTGGCTTTGGAAGAAACTCAGCAGTTAGTTGAAGCACAGATTCAACCAGAAGATTTTGCTGCTCCTGTGTCCACAGGGGGTACTTCAAATCATGTTGAAAACGGGAAAGTAGAGGTAGAGGCACGCGTGGAGGATAAAATTGTGAAACCAGAAGCGGATTCAGAGTGCATTCCACTACAAGATGTCCTAAATAGTATAAATACTCTTCACTCAGTCCCCGTAATGGACGATGCTCAAGTTTTAAATAACGCAGAAGGCGAATATGTGTCAGATGTGAAGAGCAAAGCTGAAGAAGCTCTGCAGTGTGAGAGGGGCATCAAGAATGATGCTAATGTTTGTCAAATCAATGCTGATACTGCTGAAACCACTGTGGCGGTGAGTCCCAAGGCTTTTGAGGCAGCTGATAGTAAAACTTGTGATAATGGTGACTCCAACTCCATATGCCCTAGTCATAATGAGCCTAATACACCACATGCCGTTCCTGCTGATGTAAGACCTGAAATCAAGAGTGGATTAGACAATGAGAATAGGGATAATGAAAAGCAGGCTGCTGCTGCACGTGCAGATAATGGAAACTCAATCTCAAAGAACTTGTACTTTTTGGATCCTGATGATTCATATGATGGTAATGAGTCAGGAACAGAAGAGGAGCAATCAGCTTTTATGAAGGAGCTTGAAAATTTCTTTAGGGAGAGGAGCATGGAATTCAAACCACCCAAGTTCTATAAAGAGGAGCTTAATTGCCTTAA GTTATGGAGATCTGTACACAGATTGGGCGGCTATGACAAG GTTACCTCATGTAAATTCTGGCGGCAAGTGGGAGAGTCTTTCAAACCTCCAAA GACATGCACAACAGTTTCATGGACTTTTCGGGTTTTTTATGAGAAG GCACTTCTTGACTACGAAAGGCATACAACAAAAGGTGGTGAGCTGAATGTGCCTATTACTCCTCTTGCAGAGCcaataaatattgaaaatcaG TCTGTCCAGGGTTCAGCATCATCAGGTAGGGCACGGAGAGATGCTGCAGCAAGGGCTATGCAGGGTTGGCACTCACAACGTCTCCTTAGCAATGGTGAATTTAGTGATCCTATTATTAAG GATAGGAATTCTTTGTCTATGCAAAAgcgtgaaaaacaacttaaaaacaTCA ATTTACTTAAACGCAAGAAATCATCGGACACCGTTAATGTTGTCAAAGTGGCACACAGTCAACCATCTAGACCACA ATCGGACACATCTGTGGTTGACATTGGACCTCCTGCTGATTGGGTAAAAATCAATGTGCAAAAAACT AAAGATTGTTTTGAGGTCTATGCTTTAGTTCCTGGCCTTCTGCGCGAAGAG GTGCGTGTTCAATCAGACCCAGCTGGACGCTTGGTCATAAGTGGTGAGCCCGAGCATTCTGACAATCCATGGGGGGTGACACCTTTCAAGAAG GTTGTCAGCTTGCCTTCAAGAATTGATACTCAGCAGACGTCGGCTGTGGTGACCTTGCATGGACAATTGTTTGTTCGAGTTCCATTTGAGAGCAATCAAAATAGAGAAGGCTGA